In the genome of Pontibacter actiniarum, the window AACTGGCCGAGGAGATCGGCAAAGCGAAGGCCGCTGTACTTTATGCCTACCTGCACCACTCTACAGAAGAAGCCCGTTAAACTTACCGCACAGCCATAAAAAAAGGAGACCCAGTACTGGGTCTCCTTTTTTATTTAAACAAGCTGCTGGCTTAGTAGCTCCACAGGCTGTATTCATATTCAATTAAAGCTTCAGCAGCATCCTGTGCGGCAAGCAGGCCGTTCTTGCCACCACCGTAGATATCTGCCAGGGCTCTGTCGCCTGGGTTAGAGATCTTAGTGATGTAAGAGCTGAACAGCCACAGGTCAAACGCGTCAGCCAGGTTCTTGTGCTGCGCATCGTTCTGGGCGTTATACCAAACTGCCATCTCTGGGTTGTTACGGAAAACACGTACCAGATCGCTCATTTTAAAGCTGGCTACGTTTTGCTCAAAGCCCAGTGGGTTAAGCGTGGCCGGCACTTTAATGCTGATCGTTTGGATATCGTGGTACATACGCGAGCGTTTCTTATCGAACACGGCGTTCTCCTTCACCTCCAGCAGGTAAAGCTGCTTTGCAAAAAACTCATTGCTTACAGGAGCTGCCTCAGTAGTACCAGCATCGCTGCCCAAGGCATCGCCCCAGGCATCTTCCTCTTCCTCTACTTCACCGAAACCAGCTGCGATTTCCGCCTCGCTCAGTCCTCCTTCTGTTTGCTTGGGAGTCATGTTTGCGATAAACTCTTCGCGCGTCAGCGGAGTATTCACAGAGTCGCTCTTGTAAGGGGTCAGTTCACCGCTCTTCACCGCGTTGATGATGATTTTGGTGATCTCCCTGTTTTCAGAGAACATAGGCTTGTTCTGCTTTTCACGCAGGTCAATCTTACGCCATACTGTTTTCTTAAACAGGATGTCTGACTCTGGAATAGGCCTTGCCGAAGGATTACTGGAGGTCGTGTTTGCTACCTGCTGCGCCATGGCACCTACAGAGAACATCAGACCGGCTGCTACACCTATTGCTTTAACTAATTTCATACTCCTTGTAAGCTCTAATTATTAATTTAAAGGAACGTTAAAGTTCGGGCTACCCACGTTCACGTCTACCGCCTGGCCTTTGTAGTTCAAACGCTTCACGTCAACGATCTCTATTACGACACGGTCACCTTTGTTTGCCTTAGCGGCAAAGCTTGTCAGGTTCGCCGTCGGGCCATTGAACTCTCCCTGGTCAACAGGTTGGTTGTTACGCACCAGGAACGCTCTCCACTTTGTTACTCTATAACGCGCTTCGTTAGGTAATAATTGTTTGAAGCCTTCGTCAGCAACCGCCTGAATTTCAACTGCTCTGAAAGACTGGGCAGGAATACCACGCTTCACATCCACCGGCTTGCCGTTTACCAGTGCCACAATCTCCGGCTTTGGTATCGGGCGCACTTTAAACTTCTCAGATCCGATAGAGTTGCCACCGCTGCTTACGTTGATGGTTACCTCTGTTGCACTTGGGATGATGGTCACTTCGCCTTTCTTCGCACCTTTGATGGCTGAGCCACCGCTCGCGCTGAAGCTAGGGTCATACACCGCACCCAGCGCAGGAACCTGAATGTTCAGTTCGTTTGCGCACTGGAAGTACAGCGCCTGCACCGAAGCAGACTGCACCTGAATTACCGGCTTCGCAACAATGTATTCCTCTGTTACCGTGAACGTTGTGTCGCGGCCATTCTGGTTAATGGTTACCTGGCCTTTCCAAGTCTGCTTAGAGTTACCGTCGGCATCGTAGTTAGAGGCAGAAGCCACGAACTCTACTTTACCTAAACCGTTCTCCACCTGCACTGGCTTGCCCTGGAAGCTCATCTTCGGAGTGATGTTATCAGAAGACGCGGCAATAAACATGTCAGCTTTGTACTTTGTGCCAGCTGCCACTGTTTTGGACTCAGCACGCGCCATCGCAAAAATCTTCTCGAATTTAATGATGTCGGCACCTACCTGCTGCGCCAGCTTCTGCA includes:
- the gldN gene encoding gliding motility protein GldN — protein: MKLVKAIGVAAGLMFSVGAMAQQVANTTSSNPSARPIPESDILFKKTVWRKIDLREKQNKPMFSENREITKIIINAVKSGELTPYKSDSVNTPLTREEFIANMTPKQTEGGLSEAEIAAGFGEVEEEEDAWGDALGSDAGTTEAAPVSNEFFAKQLYLLEVKENAVFDKKRSRMYHDIQTISIKVPATLNPLGFEQNVASFKMSDLVRVFRNNPEMAVWYNAQNDAQHKNLADAFDLWLFSSYITKISNPGDRALADIYGGGKNGLLAAQDAAEALIEYEYSLWSY
- the gldM gene encoding gliding motility protein GldM; amino-acid sequence: MAGGKETPRQKMIGMMYLVLTAMLALNVSSAILLKFQFLDESLQQVNKKTVNDNAGVVSNIQAAIAENKTPSANDKRVLQSAKEVREKTSEMVSYIRGLREMLIDKTGGETEEGYAQPEGNDIVAINMIGAANKNNGAAYELKDKLNAYAKFLNQYSPSTPDKLALDGSEDPVAKNDPDQRRKDFAQLNFEETPMVAALAVLSQKEAEVLKYEADALQKLAQQVGADIIKFEKIFAMARAESKTVAAGTKYKADMFIAASSDNITPKMSFQGKPVQVENGLGKVEFVASASNYDADGNSKQTWKGQVTINQNGRDTTFTVTEEYIVAKPVIQVQSASVQALYFQCANELNIQVPALGAVYDPSFSASGGSAIKGAKKGEVTIIPSATEVTINVSSGGNSIGSEKFKVRPIPKPEIVALVNGKPVDVKRGIPAQSFRAVEIQAVADEGFKQLLPNEARYRVTKWRAFLVRNNQPVDQGEFNGPTANLTSFAAKANKGDRVVIEIVDVKRLNYKGQAVDVNVGSPNFNVPLN